Proteins encoded by one window of Nasonia vitripennis strain AsymCx chromosome 5, Nvit_psr_1.1, whole genome shotgun sequence:
- the LOC100123527 gene encoding uncharacterized protein LOC100123527 isoform X2 — MSALPFALRQPPPFRLISSLLILASCCCLLVCAEASGSITAAAAAKQERSKRSLQLGDDGRPDVRRSANVELDVYDELPDDESEEDYQELNVTAEKSKYLGSPCDSMCNPTLQHVFCDPETKFCECEKLYPVQLGPTKGCAKPKKLGEQCLYRATCTYTDQHATCTQVQHNAVCECEIGFHRVALSRPNKKLFCAADLVLIATDLPTLLGVASGIAVITGLICFVLKLFSRARYTRPRHYANAGHAPPMLFTSDTGIPLTLHGGRPSSRSSQRSSGGTINCVLTRKQSGTNNNNNNNNDGTSGRGPLVPASRAGSRRPSLASIHSSTSSAKSYSARRLERERNEKEQRQALAELKLKREQQQQQQQQQQQQQQQQQQVAPTPSPRTPHSTDELLPAVEEGAEIFYNEQIPTTSGMAMTSSGKKTKTTTTTSSYAANNEAATPLFESDAKPCTSADSYRS, encoded by the exons ATGAGCGCACTTCCCTTCGCCCTGAGACAGCCGCCGCCGTTCAGACTAATTTCGTCCCTGCTGATCCTCGCCTCCTGCTGCTGCCTCCTCGTCTGCGCAGAGGCCAGCGGCTCGatcacagcagcagcagcagcgaagcaGGAGAGGAGTAAGCGATCGCTGCAGCTCGGGGATGACGGCCGTCCCGACGTGCGGCGTTCGGCCAACGTCGAGCTCGACGTCTACGACGAGCTGCCCGACGACGAGTCCGAGGAGGACTACCAGGAGCTCAACGTCACCGCAG AGAAGTCCAAGTATCTGGGCTCGCCGTGCGACAGCATGTGCAACCCGACGCTCCAGCACGTGTTCTGCGACCCCGAGACCAAGTTCTGCGAGTGCGAGAAGCTGTATCCTGTCCAGCTCGGTCCTACCAAGGGATGTGCCAAAC CGAAGAAGCTCGGCGAGCAGTGCCTCTACCGGGCGACCTGCACCTACACGGACCAGCACGCGACCTGCACCCAGGTCCAGCACAACGCGGTCTGCGAGTGCGAGATCGGCTTCCACCGCGTCGCTCTGTCCAGGCCGAACAAGAAGCTCTTCTGTGCTGCTG ACCTGGTGCTGATAGCGACGGACCTGCCGACTCTGCTCGGCGTCGCCTCGGGCATAGCGGTGATCACGGGCCTGATATGCTTCGTCTTGAAACTCTTCAGCCGAGCTCGCTACACGAGGCCGCGACACTACGCCAACGCGGGACACGCGCCTCCGATGCTCTTCACCAGTGACACAG GTATCCCCCTGACTCTGCACGGGGGCAGACCCTCGTCGCGCTCCTcgcagcgcagcagcggcggtaCCATCAACTGCGTCCTGACCCGTAAGCAGAGCGGcaccaacaacaacaacaacaacaacaacgacggCACGTCCGGGCGTGGGCCTCTGGTACCGGCCTCGCGAGCAG GCTCTCGTCGCCCGAGTCTGGCGTCGATCCACAGCTCGACCTCGTCGGCCAAGAGCTACAGCGCCCGGAGACTCGAGCGCGAGCGTAACGAGAAGGAACAGCGTCAAGCTCTGGCCGAGCTGAAGCTCAAGCgcgaacagcagcagcagcagcaacagcagcagcaacagcagcagcagcagcaacagcaggtCGCACCTACGCCCAGTCCTAGGACGCCGCACTCCACCGACGAACTGCTGCCGGCCGTCGAAGAGGGCGCCGAGATTTTCTATAACGAG CAAATACCAACGACATCCGGTATGGCGATGACGAGCAGCGGGAAGAAGACCAAAACTACAACGACGACCAGCTCCTACGCGGCTAATAACGAAGCGGCCACTCCGCTCTTCGAGAGCGACGCAAAACCCTGCACGTCCGCCGACAGTTATCGCTCGTAA
- the LOC100123527 gene encoding uncharacterized protein LOC100123527 isoform X1, producing the protein MSALPFALRQPPPFRLISSLLILASCCCLLVCAEASGSITAAAAAKQERSKRSLQLGDDGRPDVRRSANVELDVYDELPDDESEEDYQELNVTAEKSKYLGSPCDSMCNPTLQHVFCDPETKFCECEKLYPVQLGPTKGCAKPKKLGEQCLYRATCTYTDQHATCTQVQHNAVCECEIGFHRVALSRPNKKLFCAADLVLIATDLPTLLGVASGIAVITGLICFVLKLFSRARYTRPRHYANAGHAPPMLFTSDTGIPLTLHGGRPSSRSSQRSSGGTINCVLTRKQSGTNNNNNNNNDGTSGRGPLVPASRAGAARAAAILLISCHRQATNGAGSSTVPSVSKHRRALSDVAEGSSDGLGSRRPSLASIHSSTSSAKSYSARRLERERNEKEQRQALAELKLKREQQQQQQQQQQQQQQQQQQVAPTPSPRTPHSTDELLPAVEEGAEIFYNEQIPTTSGMAMTSSGKKTKTTTTTSSYAANNEAATPLFESDAKPCTSADSYRS; encoded by the exons ATGAGCGCACTTCCCTTCGCCCTGAGACAGCCGCCGCCGTTCAGACTAATTTCGTCCCTGCTGATCCTCGCCTCCTGCTGCTGCCTCCTCGTCTGCGCAGAGGCCAGCGGCTCGatcacagcagcagcagcagcgaagcaGGAGAGGAGTAAGCGATCGCTGCAGCTCGGGGATGACGGCCGTCCCGACGTGCGGCGTTCGGCCAACGTCGAGCTCGACGTCTACGACGAGCTGCCCGACGACGAGTCCGAGGAGGACTACCAGGAGCTCAACGTCACCGCAG AGAAGTCCAAGTATCTGGGCTCGCCGTGCGACAGCATGTGCAACCCGACGCTCCAGCACGTGTTCTGCGACCCCGAGACCAAGTTCTGCGAGTGCGAGAAGCTGTATCCTGTCCAGCTCGGTCCTACCAAGGGATGTGCCAAAC CGAAGAAGCTCGGCGAGCAGTGCCTCTACCGGGCGACCTGCACCTACACGGACCAGCACGCGACCTGCACCCAGGTCCAGCACAACGCGGTCTGCGAGTGCGAGATCGGCTTCCACCGCGTCGCTCTGTCCAGGCCGAACAAGAAGCTCTTCTGTGCTGCTG ACCTGGTGCTGATAGCGACGGACCTGCCGACTCTGCTCGGCGTCGCCTCGGGCATAGCGGTGATCACGGGCCTGATATGCTTCGTCTTGAAACTCTTCAGCCGAGCTCGCTACACGAGGCCGCGACACTACGCCAACGCGGGACACGCGCCTCCGATGCTCTTCACCAGTGACACAG GTATCCCCCTGACTCTGCACGGGGGCAGACCCTCGTCGCGCTCCTcgcagcgcagcagcggcggtaCCATCAACTGCGTCCTGACCCGTAAGCAGAGCGGcaccaacaacaacaacaacaacaacaacgacggCACGTCCGGGCGTGGGCCTCTGGTACCGGCCTCGCGAGCAGGTGCGGCCCGAGCCGCCGCCATCTTGCTGATCTCGTGCCACCGGCAGGCCACCAACGGAGCTGGCTCATCAACTGTCCCATCAGTCAGCAAGCACCGGCGCGCCCTCAGCGACGTGGCTGAGGGATCGTCAGACGGCCTCG GCTCTCGTCGCCCGAGTCTGGCGTCGATCCACAGCTCGACCTCGTCGGCCAAGAGCTACAGCGCCCGGAGACTCGAGCGCGAGCGTAACGAGAAGGAACAGCGTCAAGCTCTGGCCGAGCTGAAGCTCAAGCgcgaacagcagcagcagcagcaacagcagcagcaacagcagcagcagcagcaacagcaggtCGCACCTACGCCCAGTCCTAGGACGCCGCACTCCACCGACGAACTGCTGCCGGCCGTCGAAGAGGGCGCCGAGATTTTCTATAACGAG CAAATACCAACGACATCCGGTATGGCGATGACGAGCAGCGGGAAGAAGACCAAAACTACAACGACGACCAGCTCCTACGCGGCTAATAACGAAGCGGCCACTCCGCTCTTCGAGAGCGACGCAAAACCCTGCACGTCCGCCGACAGTTATCGCTCGTAA
- the LOC100123527 gene encoding uncharacterized protein LOC100123527 isoform X3: MSALPFALRQPPPFRLISSLLILASCCCLLVCAEASGSITAAAAAKQERSKRSLQLGDDGRPDVRRSANVELDVYDELPDDESEEDYQELNVTAEKSKYLGSPCDSMCNPTLQHVFCDPETKFCECEKLYPVQLGPTKGCAKPKKLGEQCLYRATCTYTDQHATCTQVQHNAVCECEIGFHRVALSRPNKKLFCAADLVLIATDLPTLLGVASGIAVITGLICFVLKLFSRARYTRPRHYANAGHAPPMLFTSDTGSRRPSLASIHSSTSSAKSYSARRLERERNEKEQRQALAELKLKREQQQQQQQQQQQQQQQQQQVAPTPSPRTPHSTDELLPAVEEGAEIFYNEQIPTTSGMAMTSSGKKTKTTTTTSSYAANNEAATPLFESDAKPCTSADSYRS, encoded by the exons ATGAGCGCACTTCCCTTCGCCCTGAGACAGCCGCCGCCGTTCAGACTAATTTCGTCCCTGCTGATCCTCGCCTCCTGCTGCTGCCTCCTCGTCTGCGCAGAGGCCAGCGGCTCGatcacagcagcagcagcagcgaagcaGGAGAGGAGTAAGCGATCGCTGCAGCTCGGGGATGACGGCCGTCCCGACGTGCGGCGTTCGGCCAACGTCGAGCTCGACGTCTACGACGAGCTGCCCGACGACGAGTCCGAGGAGGACTACCAGGAGCTCAACGTCACCGCAG AGAAGTCCAAGTATCTGGGCTCGCCGTGCGACAGCATGTGCAACCCGACGCTCCAGCACGTGTTCTGCGACCCCGAGACCAAGTTCTGCGAGTGCGAGAAGCTGTATCCTGTCCAGCTCGGTCCTACCAAGGGATGTGCCAAAC CGAAGAAGCTCGGCGAGCAGTGCCTCTACCGGGCGACCTGCACCTACACGGACCAGCACGCGACCTGCACCCAGGTCCAGCACAACGCGGTCTGCGAGTGCGAGATCGGCTTCCACCGCGTCGCTCTGTCCAGGCCGAACAAGAAGCTCTTCTGTGCTGCTG ACCTGGTGCTGATAGCGACGGACCTGCCGACTCTGCTCGGCGTCGCCTCGGGCATAGCGGTGATCACGGGCCTGATATGCTTCGTCTTGAAACTCTTCAGCCGAGCTCGCTACACGAGGCCGCGACACTACGCCAACGCGGGACACGCGCCTCCGATGCTCTTCACCAGTGACACAG GCTCTCGTCGCCCGAGTCTGGCGTCGATCCACAGCTCGACCTCGTCGGCCAAGAGCTACAGCGCCCGGAGACTCGAGCGCGAGCGTAACGAGAAGGAACAGCGTCAAGCTCTGGCCGAGCTGAAGCTCAAGCgcgaacagcagcagcagcagcaacagcagcagcaacagcagcagcagcagcaacagcaggtCGCACCTACGCCCAGTCCTAGGACGCCGCACTCCACCGACGAACTGCTGCCGGCCGTCGAAGAGGGCGCCGAGATTTTCTATAACGAG CAAATACCAACGACATCCGGTATGGCGATGACGAGCAGCGGGAAGAAGACCAAAACTACAACGACGACCAGCTCCTACGCGGCTAATAACGAAGCGGCCACTCCGCTCTTCGAGAGCGACGCAAAACCCTGCACGTCCGCCGACAGTTATCGCTCGTAA